Proteins encoded by one window of Musa acuminata AAA Group cultivar baxijiao chromosome BXJ2-9, Cavendish_Baxijiao_AAA, whole genome shotgun sequence:
- the LOC135622207 gene encoding protein argonaute 16-like: MASSSGSKVGVEGSIPQSMTSRAPTYHLMARPAFGAEGRRVRLFANHFDVKLTMPDAVFYQYTITVTPLDERDKNAAQSKVYGRKIVNRLFEIYSEELKNKRFVYDGERSLITIGPLPQNNFELTVVLEDSSARATAGGAGDGSAVGGDQKRSKRSGLMKTFTVAIKFVAVFPMRSIALALRGSEREDGQSALRVLDIILKQRQAERGYLVLRNCYFDGNHTHLVDVGGGVCGGRGFHSSFRTTNGGLSLNIDVSTTIIIKSGPVLEFLLANQNIQDPRRIDWEKAKRKLKNMKIKTIHNKREYKITGMSKLPCDMQTFSMKERNSKGETRTVEMTVYNFFQNIRKITLTRSASLPCLDVGKPDRPIYLPIELCHLLSLQRYTKGLSSQQGALLAERCRQTPHERMRLIADSLNDNRYDKDPLLNACGVSIDKRMTKLTGRVLNCPVLKAGNMEDCIPRNGRWNFVHKTLLEPCELLHDQWAIVNFSGRCDLRHLSRELIKCARNRGSNIEEPSVFLEEDREWMRSDPIVRVEKMFKKIEAKFTGPPRFILCVLPEKKTCDIYGPWKRKSLYQFGIVTQCIVPPKNIRDHYLTNVLLKINSKLSGINSLLSVECKRSIPLISQTPTMILAMDVSHGPPGSSFPSVAAVVGSRHWPLISRYRASVRIQSPKLEMIDSLYKPGENGDEGMLRDLLLDFYKTNGGMKPAQMIIFRDGVSESQFMEVLTVELNQIIKVFEHLGDTTMPKFTVIVAQKQHHTRFFLADSPENVPPGTVIDTTVVHPRNYDFYMYAHGGILGTSRPIHYNVLLDEIGFKPDDLQKLVHALSYVYQRSTSAVSMVAPVCYAHLAARQLSQCFDLSETSGDELPIRAGVPQLPELHEKVRSSMFFC; encoded by the exons ATGGCTTCGAGCAGCGGTAGCAAAGTTGGGGTAGAAGGCTCGATCCCACAAAGTATGACATCTCGTGCTCCGACGTATCACCTGATGGCCAGGCCTGCGTTTGGTGCCGAAGGACGACGCGTCCGTCTGTTTGCGAACCATTTCGATGTCAAACTCACCATGCCCGATGCAGTTTTCTATCAATACACT ATCACTGTAACACCTCTCGACGAAAGGGATAAGAACGCTGCACAAAGTAAAGTGTATGGGCGAAAGATCGTGAACAGACTGTTCGAGATCTACAGTGAAGAGTTGAAGAACAAGCGATTTGTTTATGATGGTGAGAGAAGCTTGATCACTATCGGCCCTTTGCCACAGAATAACTTTGAGTTGACAGTCGTCTTAGAAGATTCATCGGCCAG AGCTACTGCCGGAGGTGCCGGCGACGGCAGCGCAGTTGGAGGAGACCAGAAGCGGTCTAAACGATCAGGTCTTATGAAGACATTTACAGTGGCGATAAAGTTTGTTGCAGTGTTTCCTATGAGGTCTATTGCACTCGCACTTAGAGGCAGCGAGAGAGAGGACGGTCAAAGTGCTCTGCGAGTACTTGACATCATTTTAAAGCAACGACAGGCGGAAAG GGGTTACCTCGTTCTCAGGAACTGTTACTTTGATGGCAATCACACACACCTTGTTGACGTGGGTGGTGGTGTATGTGGAGGCCGAGGATTCCACTCCAGCTTTCGCACTACCAATGGCGGCCTCTCACTAAACATAG ATGTTTCCACCACAATAATCATAAAATCTGGTCCTGTTTTGGAGTTTTTACTGGCCAACCAAAACATACAAGATCCTCGACGAATTGACTGGGAGAAG GCCAAAAGAAAGCTGAAGAACATGAAGATTAAGACCATACACAACAAAAGGGAGTATAAGATTACTGGGATGAGCAAACTGCCATGCGACATGCAGAC GTTTTCCATGAAAGAAAGGAACAGCAAAGGCGAAACTCGaacggtggagatgacggtgtatAACTTTTTTCAGAACATCCGTAAGATAACGTTGACTCGGTCAGCCTCTCTGCCATGTCTTGATGTGGGCAAACCGGACCGGCCAATTTACCTCCCGATCGAG CTTTGCCACCTTCTTTCCCTGCAAAGATATACCAAAGGATTGTCTTCTCAACAAGGAGCTTTGCTGGCCGAAAGGTGTAGACAAACGCCGCATGAAAGAATGAGACTAATAGCAGAT TCATTAAACGACAATCGATATGATAAAGATCCATTGCTCAATGCTTGTGGTGTTTCCATCGATAAGCGAATGACAAAGTTGACTGGGCGCGTTCTTAATTGTCCAGTG TTGAAGGCCGGTAACATGGAAGACTGTATTCCTCGTAATGGGCGATGGAACTTCGTCCACAAG ACACTGTTGGAACCCTGCGAACTTCTTCATGATCAATGGGCGATTGTGAACTTCTCTGGTCGTTGTGATTTGCGGCATCTGTCACGGGAGCTCATTAAATGTGCAAGGAACAGAGGAAGT AACATCGAGGAACCATCTGTGTTTCTTGAAGAGGACCGGGAATGGATGAGATCTGATCCTATAGTGAGAGTTGAAAAGATGTTTAAGAAGATAGAGGCAAAATTTACAGGACCTCCTCGATTTATTCTGTGTGTCTTGCCGGAGAAGAAAACCTGTGACATTTACG GACCTTGGAAGAGGAAAAGCCTTTATCAATTCGGTATCGTCACTCAATGTATCGTTCCTCCAAAGAACATTAGGGACCATTATTTGACCAATGTCCTCCTCAAAATCAATTCTAAG CTTAGTGGCATCAATTCTCTACTTTCCGTCGAGTGTAAACGCAGCATCCCCCTTATCAGCCAGACTCCTACCATGATTCTGGCGATGGACGTTTCTCATGGTCCTCCGGGTTCAAGCTTTCCATCTGTTGCAGCG GTGGTCGGTTCGAGGCATTGGCCATTGATATCGAGATATAGAGCATCCGTAAGAATTCAATCTCCTAAATTGGAAATGATCGATTCTTTGTATAAGCCCGGAGAAAATGGAGATGAAGGAATGCTTAG GGACCTGTTGCTCGACTTCTACAAAACAAATGGAGGAATGAAACCTGCTCAAATGATCATCTTCAG GGATGGTGTCAGTGAATCCCAGTTCATGGAAGTTCTGACTGTGGAGCTAAACCAAATCATCAAG GTATTTGAACATCTAGGTGATACTACTATGCCCAAGTTCACTGTCATTGTCGCACAAAAGCAGCATCATACGAGGTTTTTTCTTGCTGATAGCCCCGAAAATGTCCCACCGG GGACCGTCATCGACACCACGGTGGTTCATCCAAGGAACTACGATTTCTACATGTATGCTCACGGAGGAATTCTC GGAACTTCAAGGCCGATCCACTACAATGTGTTGCTTGATGAGATTGGGTTTAAGCCTGACGACCTACAGAAGCTTGTTCATGCGCTTTCCTACGT GTACCAGAGGAGCACCAGTGCAGTGTCGATGG TGGCGCCTGTTTGCTACGCGCATTTGGCGGCTAGGCAGCTGTCGCAGTGCTTCGACCTGTCCGAGACTTCCGGAGATGAACTTCCGATAAGAGCAGGCGTTCCCCAGCTTCCAGAGCTGCATGAAAAAGTTAGAAGCTCCATGTTCTTCTGCTGA
- the LOC135623747 gene encoding uncharacterized protein LOC135623747 has protein sequence MHVHPTLSAAQYLCHAPVHAKTFSPSLPRKNISNRMPKRYLPPHASSTPTSSDAAGVEVSKPKRSVGARLRSAVRNRSIKEFMETINEEWRDYSSSIPIHYLPMEVLQMLYCFMVRNGGMILIKPAEDYGVDLGLTWTASLTKDQLPLAFGCSINTTQAYRGTVLLKNAKYIVDSLIRMQLTQKLEKILLPMIDKLALSCSIEEKERMALIFPLLSVLVMVVSLISLKNTVV, from the exons ATGCATGTCCATCCAACCTTAAGCGCTGCCCAATATTTATGCCACGCTCCTGTACATGCTAAAACCTTCTCTCCCTCTTTACCGAGGAAGAACATCTCCAACAGGATGCCTAAACGGTATCTACCACCACACGCAAGTTCGACGCCGACCTCGTCGGACGCAGCAGGGGTAGAGGTTAGCAAACCCAAAAGATCGGTCGGCGCAAGACTGCGTTCGGCCGTGAGGAACAGAAGCATTAAGGAATTCATGGAAACCATCAACGAGGAATGGAGAGATTATTCTAGTTCCATTCCAATTCATTATTTGCCAATG GAAGTCCTGCAAATGTTGTACTGTTTCATGGTGAGGAACGGCGGGATGATCCTGATCAAACCGGCAGAGGATTATGGGGTTGATCTCGGCCTCACATGGACGGCGA GTTTGACGAAGGATCAGTTACCCTTGGCCTTTGGCTGCAGCATCAATACAACTCAAGCATACAGGGGGACTGTACTGCTAAA GAATGCAAAATATATTGTTGACTCACTGATCCGAATGCAGTTGACACAG AAGTTGGAGAAGATTCTTCTGCCCATGATAGATAAGCTTGCACTCAGCTGCTCCattgaagagaaggaaaggatggCCCTAATATTTCCCCTGCTTAGTGTACTGGTCATGGTTGTATCTCTTATCTCCTTAAAGAACACAGTAGTCTAA